tacaaaaaaagcaacatctaagatgttaaAATACAATAGATAATAAAATGCCATAGAAAAGTGgctcatattacaaagaagaaaaagaagattagagggagaagtatgaagataacgaaaaacttcttcattgaattgttgaagatatccaaatggtttatattttggtggactttgtggggattcaaatgtgaagatggagattatatgattctagtctagggtttggtccattatttatttattttttcttttagttttggactcgagtagtgagctttttaaatagattgcctaattttagattgggaaagattagatgagttacttgtctttttttttttcttaaaaaaagaaaatacgcatagaaatagatacgtcaaatcacgTGTCAAATATGTATCTGAAAAGTATATGAAAATATAGAtatgtcaaatcgcgtgtcagatacgtatctgggaagtatctggaagtatcggtatccggTACGTTCTGttactgattctttgcctcacatgaagtatctgtgcttcatagctgATTCCATAATTCCTCTCTTCATCGGTCATGCTCCGATGAAAGCGTCTCAATCACCGTCCATCCAAATCTCCTGGCGATACAAAACCAAATTCAACTGATTTGACAAAAAATCAAGCTTCTCTTTGAGCCTCGACTGCCCCTTACTAACCTCTCTGGATTGCAGATTCATCTTTGACTCCAATGTCACTTGCCTCTCTTCCAACTCCAACACCTTCTCTTCCAGCATTGCTACTCTGCTTTCCATCTTTCCTACCATGCCTAAGACTcactgctctgataccaattgatagaacCTAGATATATTGAGATATATACGTAATAGAAATACAAGATAAACCAAGTGTTCGAGGTACTTAGATCCTCCCAATCTTGAGATAACTCTCAAGCCCTAAATCATTCACCAAAATATTGCTTACCTTCATTTTCCTCCCCCCTAAAACTCCATAACCAATTACTAATATACCCCTAACATTCCTCTAACACCATTCCTATCAACATTTTACGAAATTGTTAACCACCATTATTTAGAGACTGGTTAAAAAGTTTGGATGATGTGAAAGTATGTGTGTATGACCTTACTAGTTACTGGCAGCAGCATAACTGGAAGCTTCGCCTCATTATAAGTTTTTTCAGCTACAAGAAATGTTGTTTATTACTTTATTATcttataaatcttatttacaagAATAATGAAAAACATTGATACCTTTATCCAATCTTCTATTTATTTGTCTCTTTTTGGTTACAGCTCTTTAACTTTTGAGGGGGTTAGAAGATTGTTAGAAAAGGACTTGTGTATGGAGATGTATACTTTAGATGTGCACAAAAGACTTGTCAAGCAGTGTTTGGTGAAGGTAATGTTTTCTTCTCTCTGTATGTGACATCTTGCTCTTTTTGGAGGTGGCATCCTATTTCTGTTATGCCTTCTGCTCAATTATATCATGTTCggtcatttttatttttgatatatgtggtgacatctGATAAGTtcttatattttaaagaaaaatgacaatTGAAAGAGTAGAAGAGACTCAAGGAAAAAGTGGGTTTCATCTTTTCTTTTGTAAATTCACTGTTTATTAGAAGCTGAAGTCAAGTTGACAAAGATGTATAATAAGAATGTAGACCTAAGAAATGTGCTCTTGTAGGTTGATTGATAAAGTATTAGGATGATCCCTCCCTTCGCCAATGAAAACGTTAGATACATATCATGACATCACCTTATTAATCCAGACTAATGACTCATTAATCACAGAAGGAACCTATATTTTTTTGGCATGAATATTGGATCATCAACTTTGTCAAGTTGGCCCATTCATCTGCTTCTTGATCATTCAAACTCTTCATGGGTATCCACCTCGAAAACTTATGAACATGATATCTTACACCAGTCTTGTCACTAGCATGTTACTCAACATGTGAATCTTCTATCTATGTTGTAATTGAGTAAGTTTGCTGAACTCTATTGGGGTTTCCTGTTGCTTCCATGTGCCTGAATCTGAATGTAGAACAATTGACGTGTAGCATCCAACTCAAGCCTATCGTTTGGGTAGATGCTACGAAAGGCCACACTTGGAAAGATGTGGAATGAGAAAAATTCTAGAACTTTGGAGAGAGGAGGGTGAGATTAGGTGCAGTGTGGGACATTACTCATTTTTTGGCCTTTGCTTGGTGTACTCTCTCTGTCTCTATCTTATTCTGCAATTATAGTCTTAGGTTGAAACATGAACTCAGGTCTCTCTTTGTAACTTAAGCCTTGGTGGCTCCTTTTgtaactatttaatatatactTCAACGACGTTCATTTCTTATCAAAGGAATATGGTCATAATTGAAGTAATTTGCTCCAAGTACTTTCTGAGGTGCCTTTTGAGATTCAGAGTTTTAAATTTCTTGATCACAATGTTATTCTAATTTCCAGTTATTTGAGCACTCGGAAGAAAATTTAGTTTGTCACCTTGCATCATTCTTGAATTgagttttcttattttcttctgTATCCTAGTGCTTTGAAGCTGATTGGGAAGATAATGTATCCAAGAAATCTGAGGAGACTGGGAGAAAAAGTGTAAATAAAGAAGAAGCGGCTGAGCCACTTGAAGGGCATCAGTCCAAAAAAGGTGTAAAGGAACCTTGCTCGGAAGATGAGGAAAAAATGGAAGACTCTCCAGTTATGGGCCTTCTCATACCACGTAACACAAAAAATGTTGAATCTGATGGAATCAAAGGAATCAAAGACAAAGATGACAAAGATATTCCTAGTGAGAGTATAATTGCAAAAGCTATTAGAAAAAGAACTTCTTATCTTAAAGCTAATTCGGagtaagttattattattttctccattatgGATCATCTTAATGCTATGAATTTTTGTTACTTAAAGCTAATTCGGAGTAAGTTATTTAAAGCACAAAATTGGTCTGGAAGAACATCATAATGGGGCcgtaaaaattttctttatagaAATTCCTAATGTATTGTTTTACTTCTGGTTCACAAAAAACATTGTGGAATTGAAAAGAGTAATTGTTTCAACTTTCAAGGATGGTTATCATAAATGCTAATCAAGTACTCATAAAGTCATAGACCCTTGGATTATCACCGTCTATTTGTTTTAATGTTATTTGCATAGATGCTCTTCCGGTCCTTGAATCCCTTTAATaggtaaaaataaataataaaaacatgttTATTCAGGAAAGTTACTATGGCTGGAGTTCGCCGCCTTCTGGAGGATGACCTTAAACTTACTAAAAATGCTCTCGACAGTTGTAAGAAGTTTATAAGCCAACAAGTAGAGGAGGTGAGTCAATCCTGTCGAGTATCGATTTTTCTAGGTTATAATGTCAACCATACtgatattttttcttattaatattaaaatcagATATTGACTTCTTGTGAAGCTGCTGAACAAGTTTCTAATGAAAAGCGTTTGAAAACTCCGAAAAAGGTAAGCAAGGAAAGCTCTCATTCTACTGAAGGGAGCAGTAGTGAGGAGGATAGTGAGGAGGAAAATGATGAAGTAAAGCCTGGAAAGAAAAATGCAACTAAAGGAAGAATACCGAACTCTAACGAAACAAAAAAGCGAAAAAGGTCTACAAAAGAGACACTCTCTGCCAAGAAGCAAAGCAAGCATGTCCAGCATACATCAGAGGAGGATAATGATGAAGGTGGTGAAAATGTCTCTGAAGATGGCCAGTCTGAATCATCCCATGAAAGACCTGTGAAGGTTAGATCTATTTTCTCCTCCCTTATATCTGATAGTTAACAAATTGACTTTCGGGTGATTTTTTCAAACCTCACAGAAGGAAGTTTCAACTCCCGTCTATGGCAAGCATGTGGAACACTTGAAATCGGTTATCAAATCGTGTGGGATGAGGTTTTGTTTCTAGTCCTTACCAATTACATGCTTAACTTCTGAGTCGATGTGTGAGGTATTAAGATCAATAATCTCTCTTACAGTGTTCCTCCATCGATTTATAAGAAAGTCAAGCAGGCACCTGAAAGCAAACGTGAATCACAACTTATAAAGGAGTTGGAGGGGATACTATCCAGAGAAGGATTGTCTGCTAATCCCACTGAAAAAGGTGAACAAAAGAATGGGGTGGGGTACTATTAGATGTGGGGGAAAAAACAAGATTATAATCTTACTTCTTGGGCCTCACTTCCACGTAATTTCTCTTGTTCAATGAAATTAGTTTCATACAGGAAAAAGCTATGGAATAGAAGTTAGATTTATTTGTTAATATGTTCTTTGATGGGACATTTTTGGGTTGTCAGCTCTACCCTGCGTGGCTTGCTGTATTAGTCAACATACTAGCACAGATAATAGTCAGCAGCTATAGCTTTTCATTGTTATTTCATTGTTCACAATTAAACTCATGCACATTTTCTGGTGATCAGAAATTAAGGAAgtcaaaaagaagaaggaaagggcCAAAGAACTTGAAGGCATCGACTTAAGTAATATTGTCTCAAGTTCACGTAGGAGATCCGCAACCAGTTATGCTACACCACCTCCAAAACCGAAAATACCAGTTAAAACTGACGGTGATGGTGATGATGGTGATGATACTGAGGAGGAGGAAGAGGAGGATGAAGACGAAGAAGACGACGACgacgaagaagaagaggatggcGAGGAAGAGGATAATGGCAATGTTGATGGAAGCCAAGGTGAAGAATTCAACGAGGGTAACAAACCAttgactttttaaaatttacatgCTGGTTTTATATATCACATTTTTGAAAAGAAGCTTTTGATTGTTTTTAAAATCTGATTTGGTGATTGATTGATTCTGCTTCTTGGTTGACTGTTATTCCGGGCTTTTGATGTGGTTTTTCTTATAACAGATGACAATGAAGACAGTGATTGAATCCGGAAAGAGCATCCAAGATTAGTATAGCTGATCCTCGATCAACGTAGAAACGATCCAGTGTAAACTTGTTCTCTATGtagttcccttttcttttcagTTTTATTGGAGAGCTTGTAGTCAGCGATGTTAGAGCTATATCTAGGAGATTGGACGTAGTATTATTGTACAATATTTACTCTTCATGATAAAGACGAAATAAAAGAACActtatataattttgatttatcCTTCATTTCAAATTAGTTGAACATGCAATGCCCTCATAACCTCTTGACATTAAAAAAGACATTCCTTAGATGTTAAAGTTTATATGCTCGTTGGATGGTGTCAAGTTTTTAACTTGATAATTCAACGTTTTAGACAAAAAAAATCTCAGGTACAATTAAAATTCCGAAAATTTCCACCTTTACTTGCCATTGGAGACAGCAATAATTGAATAAAGATGCATCTAACCATCTTCTGATGTGATGAAGTATCAGAGTTAGGCTATCAATTATTCCAGAGCCTCAAGTTATCTACAGATTTATCGAGCTTGCGAAAGCTTTTCGTCGAGGTTGGACGCTAAGCAGCAGTCTGTTTACCATCTGAAAGAAGCCTTCTGACTTCATTTGCTAGATCCATTACATGTTTATCTTCCCATCCTAAGCAGAGAATAGGACATTTAACCACAGAATAAGAGATGATAGCAAGTTGGATAAGAATTCAATCTTTTATAACAGTACAAGGGACTTACCAAACTGAAGAAGAGACTTTTCAAGTTGAAAAATGTAGTCCTTGTTTGGTCCTGAGGGCCCTTCCGCACAAACCACCTGTCTATAGAGACGATGTAATGCGAAAAATTAGGATATGTTTTAGTTGGCAATTCGGattcttttttatgttttcaaattcacCAAGTTTAGTAAATATTTATTAGGTAAACAACCAGAATTCtttcttataattgtttttggattctgtgataaaaaatgtaaattttgaaaacatcatttttatattttcattgtatctagactttgaattttaaattttaaagtgcaaatttatgttaaataaagattaaaatagtttaaagtcatgttataaattcaattcatttttttaaaattagaatatgtattatgtgatgtataataaattgtataatattataaaataataattatacaattttttaaccttattaataaataaattcataattgtTTATTGTTAGCTATTATTTAATAGATAATtacaactagttttatgatttatattttagtattaaacatatttttaataatggtttaaattagaattcatcttttgtatttgttacCATACACATTtagaaacatgaaatacaactatTTATATTGAAGtacttattttcaaatttatgtttctACATTCCCTAAAACAACCCTTTTGTTCTTATGCTGTGTAATGTTTTAATCTAAAATCATCACTATCTTTCAGGCTCTGTTAGGGAATTGGTTTGAACTTTTAACTGATCCTTCCACCTTATGCCAAAACCTAGTTTGATCTGAACTCTTTTTTGTCAGTCAAAAGGGAATGTCTATCCATATAATCCATTGCCAATATGTTCATTCTCCTGGCTTGTAATTTCTCTTGATGATGGGTTCTTTTTAGATATATAGAAAGTGCAAGGTAAATAATTAATGGAAACTAATTGAGCTCACTAGGAAGATCAACTTATGAATATGATATCAAATAGAACACAAAGGAATCAGTCTCATCGATCTTCAAATTCTACGATAAGGTGATATCAATTAGTGTTCAAATCAACTTGTATGTCTCCCAACTATTCTTATGAGACAACCACCTAACTAGCTAcatttgattatttaaaaaactcgtaaaatattaaattttagataTGTGGCAACTGTGACTTGAACCTGTGCTTTCTAGATCTTTTACTAATTACTTAGCCACTAGATCATCCCATAATGGTCAATTAATCTAGGTGATACTATTAACAATTCTACTGGCCTTTTAATCTCAATGAATGTGAAGTATAAATATCATATCGATATCATCGACATCGAATACATACTTGGCAATCTCCTCGATAGATGCAGGGCCAAGGTAATTCTTGTTTAGCTTCTTGTCTGGGGATGCAATATACCTGTGACATAGAACTCACAACACTAATACTTTTATCCAGaaggaaataaatgaaaaaaatacattaatttaaataaaaaatcgaATGTAATTATTACTGAATGCTGCTACTTACACCATTACTCCAGAAACAATAGGGGTGGTAGCCATGGGATCCTGAAAAATTAAGTAGCTTTCAACAAGGTCGCTAACAGGAGCAAGTAAACCAAGAATGATAAAGATGCTTTGGACTTGGAAGAATTGAGACTTACGGTGAAAAAATCCACATATTCTTTTCTATCATATTGTTTCTCCCTCACTTCCAAATGCTAAGGGAACATGTGACAACAACAGAATAAACATAATCAAGAATTAGTTTTTGCCGTACATAAAAGAAGTTTGTGAACAATTGAATAATCAATGCAGATGGATCAATGACAAAAGAATAGATTGATAATACAATCTAGCCATGTGGAAAATGCAAGCATAGATGAAAACTACTATATAACATAAACATGAGCCAGACACAGTCAAAAAGAGAGGAAATCATCTAGAAAGTCAAAAGTTCAAAGATAACTTACATTTAGTGCAGTTTCTTTATCCTCCTTTTTGGTGATCTTGTAAGCAACACCCCACTATGACCACAAAATGGGAATGAATTAGcttaactttgataattttgatttgaaaggAGGATCCAAAGCAGACTTCTCATAAAATGTCTATAGCTAGTGAGGCTTAAACCTTGAGGCTTGCCTTGAAGCAAGACTCTAAATTTTAGCattgagatttacatttttGTTGAACCATAAGAGGCTTACACCTCTCATAACAAAGGTTTACGTCTTTGTGAAAATACACTGGGTCGTCTAATGATTAATAAAATAGTTATGACTTGCctaaatcttaaaaaaatattagaggTTAAGTTGTGATAATTTGAACTAGAACTActttaaaaacattaaaagcaaaattttttagtataaatcaatcctattaataataatagtagtagtGATAATAAAGATATcctttaaaaattttgattaagTGAAAATTGTGGGgatgaattttctttttacacTTTTATATGACCATCATATTTGGCAAACTTCTTCATACCAATTTAAGATTtgtaaaatgtttttaattcaCTATTTGAGGCTAACACTCCATACCACCTCAAGGCTTATGCCTTACCTCTTCGAGAGGAGAAGGCTTTAAGCCGCCTTATACCTTTTAAAATACATTAACATAACATGGTagtactttttattttattttttcgatAACTGGGAGCTGGAGCTTTGCTCCCCTATATTTGGGGGCGCTCATGCCCACCCCAAGCCATCCCTTGTGAGGGCTactttttattctattttattttaactaGAGTATCGAGGAATCCCTCTTCCTGAATTATGCTCATGACCCACCACACTAATTCTTGAGGAGGCTTCCCCCACTCCAAGGCTAGTTGTAAGAGAACTTGAAGAATATCTTCAAGCATAGCATCCCAAACTCTACCAAATTCTAAGCTGGGTCGAAAGGGTATCAAGTAATCCAAATATTATTCATCTTGTgcctaaaatatttacaatgccTTCCATAAACTCCAAAGCTCATTTTCTCCAAATAAACTAGAATGTAAAGTATAGCATATCGGCCAGTCATCAACTTCGCATCCAAAAGATGAGCAACTTGCATTGATTCTATGAAGTATTCCAGTAATTAAAGGGGAAAAGATATTAACGCTCTCCAACTTTTCCAAAAAGATGAAGCCTCCAGCACATAACACACAACGCAGAATTTTCATTAGATGAAAAATGGAAGAACACAAAAGAAAGACAGAGGCCAAACCATAATTAGATAACCCATCATTTTTCTATGGCAGTTTTACTtgaacaaggaaaaaaaaaaaatctaatcagTAGCAGCTAAAGTTCCAGTAGTGGGATATAAGAACTTTAAACCCAGAAAAGCTGAATAACACTATCTCACAATGCACATTATTAAGCCCTTTTAGTAACTAGTTGGTCTTTCGtctttgatttttgaaaattaagcctatttcatctcaatttcttacaatgattcaACAAGCTGGGCCTTCCAATGCCGTATCTCTTaaataaaagagttgaattcttagccaaatttgaaaaacaagaaCATGCTTCTCAAAACTACattattttagttttccaaACTTAACTTGGTTTTTTGGTAGGTAGAaagtatataacaaaataagaaatttagaggtagaagaagtatttatggacttaaatttcaaaaatcaaaaaccaaaaaacgaaatggttttCAAATGAGCAGACAGTCAAACACTCCGAATTAAAAACATTCCAGATAAATCCAAAAGGTGTAGATTATTGGGAATACTCCCATCTTCTTTCGATGTTTGAAAACAATAACATCAAACTCCAAGAATCCCAGTCCATTACCAAAAGAGGGTTTAAGCAGAAAAATCAAAGTGGGAATTTAAAGAACACACACAAACTTCCCCTTCCGCAGCCTCCAATGTGACAGTTCTTCCAGGAAACTCAGGAGTTCCTCTATGATCAGTACTTCCTAGTAACAAAAAATCGCACAAATCAGAGTGGAAAATATACAGAAGAAACGAAAAATACAGAGAGAAATGGGGACCTTGATAGAAGACACG
This genomic window from Benincasa hispida cultivar B227 chromosome 4, ASM972705v1, whole genome shotgun sequence contains:
- the LOC120075406 gene encoding glutamic acid-rich protein isoform X2 — protein: MAEELQDKDASNDKAMDVAVDIETKIYNAMRSRVSYFKEEADSLTFEGVRRLLEKDLCMEMYTLDVHKRLVKQCLVKCFEADWEDNVSKKSEETGRKSVNKEEAAEPLEGHQSKKGVKEPCSEDEEKMEDSPVMGLLIPRNTKNVESDGIKGIKDKDDKDIPSESIIAKAIRKRTSYLKANSEKVTMAGVRRLLEDDLKLTKNALDSCKKFISQQVEEILTSCEAAEQVSNEKRLKTPKKVSKESSHSTEGSSSEEDSEEENDEVKPGKKNATKGRIPNSNETKKRKRSTKETLSAKKQSKHVQHTSEEDNDEGGENVSEDGQSESSHERPVKKEVSTPVYGKHVEHLKSVIKSCGMSVPPSIYKKVKQAPESKRESQLIKELEGILSREGLSANPTEKEIKEVKKKKERAKELEGIDLSNIVSSSRRRSATSYATPPPKPKIPVKTDGDGDDGDDTEEEEEEDEDEEDDDDEEEEDGEEEDNGNVDGSQDDNEDSD
- the LOC120075406 gene encoding glutamic acid-rich protein isoform X1, which codes for MAEELQDKDASNDKAMDVAVDIETKIYNAMRSRVSYFKEEADSLTFEGVRRLLEKDLCMEMYTLDVHKRLVKQCLVKCFEADWEDNVSKKSEETGRKSVNKEEAAEPLEGHQSKKGVKEPCSEDEEKMEDSPVMGLLIPRNTKNVESDGIKGIKDKDDKDIPSESIIAKAIRKRTSYLKANSEKVTMAGVRRLLEDDLKLTKNALDSCKKFISQQVEEILTSCEAAEQVSNEKRLKTPKKVSKESSHSTEGSSSEEDSEEENDEVKPGKKNATKGRIPNSNETKKRKRSTKETLSAKKQSKHVQHTSEEDNDEGGENVSEDGQSESSHERPVKKEVSTPVYGKHVEHLKSVIKSCGMSVPPSIYKKVKQAPESKRESQLIKELEGILSREGLSANPTEKEIKEVKKKKERAKELEGIDLSNIVSSSRRRSATSYATPPPKPKIPVKTDGDGDDGDDTEEEEEEDEDEEDDDDEEEEDGEEEDNGNVDGSQGEEFNEDDNEDSD
- the LOC120075407 gene encoding gamma-glutamylcyclotransferase 2-3 isoform X1, encoding MVMWVFGYGSLIWKTGFPFDEKLPGCIKGYRRVFYQGSTDHRGTPEFPGRTVTLEAAEGEVCWGVAYKITKKEDKETALNHLEVREKQYDRKEYVDFFTDPMATTPIVSGVMVYIASPDKKLNKNYLGPASIEEIAKQVVCAEGPSGPNKDYIFQLEKSLLQFGWEDKHVMDLANEVRRLLSDGKQTAA
- the LOC120075407 gene encoding gamma-glutamylcyclotransferase 2-3 isoform X2, translated to MVMWVFGYGSLIWKTGFPFDEKLPGCIKGYRRVFYQGSTDHRGTPEFPGRTVTLEAAEGEVCWGVAYKITKKEDKETALNHLEVREKQYDRKEYVDFFTDPMATTPIVSGVMVVVSSMSQVYCIPRQEAKQELPWPCIYRGDCQTGGLCGRALRTKQGLHFST